One Triticum dicoccoides isolate Atlit2015 ecotype Zavitan chromosome 4B, WEW_v2.0, whole genome shotgun sequence genomic window carries:
- the LOC119291676 gene encoding 15-cis-phytoene desaturase, chloroplastic/chromoplastic-like, with the protein MDTSCLSSMNIAGAKQVRSFAGQLHTQRCFTSSSVQALKTSHRTTSLGLRNKVKRSRHGLRALQVVCQDFPRPPLENTINYLEAGQLSSSFRSSERPSKPLQVVIAGAGLAGLSTAKYLADAGHKPIVLEARDVLGGKLAAWKDEDGDWYETGLHIFFGAYPNVQNLFAELGISDRLQWKEHSMIFAMPNKPGEYSRFDFPETLPAPLNGVWAILKNNEMLTWPEKVKFAIGLLPAMLGGQAYVEAQDGLTVSEWMEKQGVPDRVNDEVFIAMSKALNFINPDELSMQCILIALNRFLQEKHGSKMAFLDGNPPERLCMPIVNHIQSLGGEVRLNSRIQKIELNPDGTVKHFALTDGTQITGDAYVFAAPVDIFKLLVPQEWREISYFKRLDKLVGVPVINVHIWFDRKLKNTYDHLLFSRSSLLSVYADMSLACKEYYDPNRSMLELVFAPAEEWIGRSDTEIIEATMLELAKLFPDEIAADQSKAKILKYHVVKTPRSVYKTVPNCEPCRPLQRSPIEGFYLAGDYTKQKYLASMEGAVLSGKFCAQSIVQDSKMLSRRSQESLQTEAPVASKL; encoded by the exons ATGGATACCAGCTGCCTATCATCTATGAACATAGCTGGAGCGAAGCAAGTAAGATCTTTTGCTGGACAACTTCATACGCAGAGGTGTTTCACAAGTAGCAGCGTCCAGGCACTAAAAACTAGTCATCGTACGACCTCCCTTGGCTTAAGGAATAAAGTAAAAAGATCACGTCATGGACTTCGTGCTCTGCAG GTTGTTTGCCAAGATTTTCCAAGGCCTCCACTAGAGAACACGATTAACTATTTGGAAGCTGGCCAGCTTTCTTCGTCGTTTAGAAGCAGTGAACGCCCCAGTAAACCATTACAGGTCGTGATTGCTGGTGCAG GACTGGCTGGTCTATCAACTGCAAAATACCTGGCAGACGCTGGCCACAAACCCATAGTGCTTGAGGCAAGAGATGTGTTGGGCGGAAAG TTAGCTGCATGGAAGGATGAAGATGGTGATTGGTACGAGACTGGCCTTCATATTTTTT TTGGAGCTTATCCCAATGTACAGAATTTGTTTGCTGAGCTTGGTATTAGTGATCGCTTGCAATGGAAGGAACACTCCATGATATTTGCCATGCCAAACAAACCAGGAGAATACAGCCGTTTTGATTTCCCAGAGACTTTGCCGGCGCCCTTAAATG GAGTGTGGGCCATACTGAAAAACAATGAAATGCTTACTTggccggagaaggtgaagtttgctatTGGGCTTCTACCAGCAATGCTTGGTGGCCAAGCTTACGTTGAAGCTCAAGATGGCTTAACTGTTTCCGAATGGATGGAAAAGCAG GGTGTTCCTGATCGAGTCAACGACGAGGTTTTTATTGCAATGTCCAAGGCACTGAATTTCATAAACCCTGACGAGTTATCCATGCAGTGCATTCTGATTGCTCTAAACAGATTTCTCCAG GAGAAGCATGGCTCGAAAATGGCATTCTTGGATGGTAATCCTCCTGAAAGGCTATGCATGCCTATTGTTAACCACATTCAGTCTTTGGGTGGTGAGGTCCGGCTGAATTCTCGTATTCAGAAAATTGAACTGAACCCTGACGGAACAGTGAAGCACTTTGCACTTACTGATGGGACTCAAATAACTGGAGATGCATATGTTTTTGCAGCACCAG TTGATATCTTCAAGCTTCTTGTACCACAAGAGTGGAGAGAGATCTCTTATTTCAAAAGGCTGGATAAGTTGGTGGGAGTTCCTGTCATCAATGTTCATATATG GTTTGACAGAAAACTGAAGAACACGTATGACCACCTTCTTTTCAGCAG GAGTTCACTTTTAAGCGTTTATGCAGACATGTCTTTAGCGTGCAAG GAGTACTATGATCCAAACCGTTCGATGCTGGAGTTGGTTTTTGCTCCAGCAGAGGAATGGATCGGACGGAGTGACACCGAAATCATCGAAGCAACTATGCTAGAGCTAGCCAAGTTGTTTCCTGATGAAATCGCTGCTGACCAGAGTAAAGCAAAGATTCTTAAATACCATGTTGTGAAGACACCGAG GTCCGTTTACAAGACCGTCCCGAATTGCGAACCTTGCCGACCTCTGCAACGATCACCGATCGAAGGGTTTTATCTGGCCGGCGATTACACAAAGCAGAAATACTTGGCTTCCATGGAGGGTGCGGTTTTGTCAGGAAAGTTTTGTGCTCAGTCCATAGTGCAG GATTCTAAGATGCTGTCCCGCAGGAGCCAGGAGAGCCTGCAAACCGAAGCCCCCGTCGCCTCCAAGTTGTAG
- the LOC119291677 gene encoding cold-regulated protein 27-like has translation MGEVYLDRSVKPEPADVGIAQGNQVTNLMSAGWTDERHTDYISSMEASFINRLYNQGHNANKKDPGTNGFKVLQGGAGVWKKVEFERPNACAQVGAKQSLPANPWIQHFRSRDCSSSSSARGDGAQTSVGDHESGIRTVPGSTPLSHGRELGTCKGESLLDENSEVSDQNFADDDEAEVGAESSKACKKRRLSSSSTYFTQTIQ, from the exons ATGGGCGAGGTGTACCTGGATCGCTCAGTCAAGCCGGAGCCAGCGGACGTCGGCATTGCCCAG GGCAACCAGGTTACTAACCTGATGTCGGCGGGATGGACGGATGAGAGGCACACGGATTACATAAGCTCCATGGAAGCCTCTTTCATCAACCGACTCTACAATCAGGGACACAACGCGAACAAGAAAGATCCAGGTACCAATGGGTTCAAGGTTCTCCAAGGTGGAGCTGGAGTGTGGAAGAAAGTCGAGTTTGAGAGGCCCAATGCTTGTGCTCAAGTTGGGGCCAAACAAAGCCTGCCTGCAAACCCCTGGATCCAGCATTTCAGATCGCGTgattgcagcagcagcagcagtgcaagaGGTGATGGGGCACAAACTTCAGTAGGCGATCACGAATCGGGTATCCGGACTGTCCCTGGGAGCACTCCGTTGTCACACGGAAGGGAATTGGGAACTTGCAAGGGAGAAAGCCTTCTCGATGAAAATTCAG AGGTCTCTGATCAGAACTTTGCTGACGACGACGAGGCAGAAGTTGGCGCAGAatcaagcaaagcatgcaagaaaaGGAGATTGAGCAGTTCTTCCACTTACTTCACTCAAACGATCCAGTGA